From the genome of Loxodonta africana isolate mLoxAfr1 chromosome 4, mLoxAfr1.hap2, whole genome shotgun sequence:
GGATTTCTTCGGACGGGAGATTTTCTCCTGGATTCCCACCATCGAGCCCTCTTCTGCTTCTGCCCCTGACTCCACCGACTTAACCTTGATCTGCTTATGCCGAATCTGAGCCATGAAAAATTCCATGAGGAAGAAGGCAGCAAGgaagataaagaaaaagaagtacCAAATTCCCACGACAGGTTTGCTAAAACGTTTTTCAAAACACTCAATCAGGCAAGGCTTGGTGATGTTGCCGTGGCAGTAGAAATCTTCGTGCAGCAGGGCCCAGGGCATGCGGACCACGTACACCACCACTCCGTACACAGCGATGAAGCCAAACCAGAGCTGCCGCCCAATGTAGTAACCAGATTTGTCGCCAACCACAGAGTGGAAGACAGGGATCAGCCCAGCCACCGCTGCTGCAGCCATCTTCTCAGGCTCTCAGGAGACCAGTGGAGACTAAGGCCAGGAGAACTCTGACAGCACctcagggaggggaggagaggaaaggGAGGAACTCGGGGTCAGAAAGTGAGAAAAGTTGCAAGAACCCTAAGCACATCTCAGACATCTGCTCAAGATATGGTCAGTTTCATATCTTTACACCTAAGCTAAACCAACAGTATTTGCATTCCCAGGATGTGGTCATTCCTCTCTTAGCCCGCGATAAAGGTTGTCCACCCCTGGACACTGCACGGCCCAACTGTATCATACACATTACATGTGTATAACTCGTGtctcctactagactgtaagattcTGGAGGTCAGAAACTAAGCATTGTTCACATTTACAGTGACCAAAGAGCATTACATAAAGTCCTAATTAAGGCCCTCAATGGCACAAACAATCTATGCTCAACTATTACCCTCATGGAtgctggaggtttgagcccacccagcagcaccgcagaaggaaaagcctggtgatctgcttccattaagattacacccaagaaaaccctatggggagttctactctgtgactcaatggcagctaacaacaacaaaaaaaaaaaaaaaaaaccaaacccactgccgtcgagttgattccgactcatagcgaccctataggacagagtagaactgccccatagagtttccaaggagtgcctggtggatttgaactgctgacctcttggttagcagctgttgcacttacccactacaccatcagggtttccagcaacAACAAGAAGGACCTAATTATACTTGATAAATaaacaaaggaaggaaggaaggaacaaataaatgaattttaaaattgtGGTTGTGTGTGGTTGTTCTAAACTTCCTATGGAAACCTCTAGTCTTTACTtacatctttctccaggaaaTTTCCAAAGACTAGAGAGAAAAGAGGTAGATTATTCCCTTTTCTTTTGCTGCTTAAGCATACCGTTCCCATGACTGCTCTTCCATCCACAAGTCCTCAGAGGGTACCTATCACCATATTttacttataataataataataacattgacCATCCATTGACTGCCTATATGTATCAAGCCCTATGCTGGTGGTTTAGATACAATATCTCTACGTATAAGCAAtacatttttaatctttttcttagCTTGATTTGGATAATAGTTAATGTTTGCCCTCTCTTACCTATGGTCTTATATATGATAATGATCAGCTTGAGGTTTAGAGTACATAGTAagcactttttgtttttttaattgaaaaattgTCACAGGTAGTGCCAAGGAGTCTTTCTAAAAGGTACTTGACAACCCACAATATTTCTAAATGACCCCGCAAGGATCAAGTAAGAGGAAGGCAGCCCACACATAAGAATCCTGAAAGGCAGTCTTCAGTGACACGGGATGGAGGCAGGACTACCTGGTTAGCCTGCCAAGAAGAGGCCAGTTACCAAGGGGAAGAGTCAAGGGGGTGGATTGGGACAGGTGGGGAAGAAACAATACGtttatttgctgtcaagttgactctgactcgtggcaaccccaggtgtgtcagagtaggactgcttaatagagttttcaatggctgattttttttttggaagtagatcaccaggcctttctttcaaggcaccggtgggtggactcaaacctccgacctttcagttagcagctgagcattaacCACTCTACTACAAACTGATATTTATTTGtgatctcatttattcctcagaACAACCTATGAGATAGATatgattattctcattttacagacaggaaaaTTGAGGTCCAGAATGGTTAGGTAACTCATTCATGATTATACAGTCATGTCAATGGAGGTGCCAGGGTTAGAAGCCAGAATTGTTTACCTCCACAGCCTGAACTTTGAAGCTTCTCCTGCTTCACAAGCTTGCCCAGGCCCACCCCTTTGCCCTGGTTTGGAGACAACAGGAAAGAAAGGTCATGGTGGGTCCTCCCACCCTCACCTGCCTACTCTTGGGGAAAATAAAATCATCAGTGTCCAGGCTTTCAGCTCTTTGCTTTCCGTCCTTGAGGACAGCTTTTAGGCCAAATTCAAGTTAGCTCGAATTGAAGAGTTCAAACCCAGTTCCTCCAGCACTGGATACTGTCTGGATCACCCTCTGTTGCCACAGCTCTGAAGCCTCAGGGAACTCTCCCCTCCTCACCAACTGCTTCACTCCTTAGAATCTTCCCATTTCTCCCACCCACCACCATCTACCAGGTAGTTACCTCATTGGCTATGACACCTGCCTGTCTTCCTGTCTCTACGCATCATCACTCTTTGAAGAGCATGTGTAGGAGAATCTTCAGATCAAGTCTTTTCTGGTTTAGAAAGGAGGGTCTTTATGGAGCCTGCTCTGAAGACCAGGCCAGGGACTTGGTAATATTCCTGTCAGAATCTGTGCTTTTCCCTCTGTCTGTTCCTGGATTCAGATGTCCCAATGGTTTAACCGTGGAATAGCCTATCAGCAGATTCAACAAGGAGTATTTCatatcttttccattcttttcaaacctccaacctctctttTCCTATCATCTCATAATTTAAACTAAGAAAAtaccagccaggaagctcattTGTTTTCCTACCAGATCCACAAGTCTGGGAAATGAAGCAACTCTTCTCTTTAAAAGACCAGTCTCTCAATGTGCATTCCATATCCTACCCCAGACCTCTCGGCCACATGCCTGTTCCATTAACCAACCCCCATCCCAAATCCTCATCCAACAGTGTCTCCCACCCTGTCACCCCATCCAAGTACAACACGCTgtctctgttcttcttcacagcCAAGCTCCTTGAAAGAGTTGACTGCCTACACATCTTCCACACTGCCTCCAGCCTCACCTCTCTACACTGTCAATCCCTTCCACCTCGCAAGGTCATAATCGCAGTCTCCATTAGACTGATGTTCTTGCTTTAACCAAGCAATGAGAATGATTAATTCACCATTTACTTTTACCTTACCTGAAATCTCAGAACTTGATGTTCAATTACAGTACTTCTACTGGACTAGATTCATGGTACATTTATTTTCCCCTtctgatattttaattttatttttatggttttataccacagataaagtagctctggtggtgcagtggtgaagcactcggTTACTTCTTTTAagggttgttggttcaaacccacccagcggctctgcaggagaaagacctggcaatctgctcccacaaagattacagactagaaatccctgtggggcagttcaactctatcacatgcggtagctatgagtcaaaattgactcaatggcacactaCAACAGCAAAATACCAtagataaggagtccctgggtggtccaaatggtgaagcactggactactagccaaaaggttgacagtttgaatccacccagaggcgcctgggaAGACAAGTGtgatgatttgcttctgaaaggtcacagccttgaaaaccttatggagcagttctgctctgcacacatggggtcactacgagtcgaaaAAGGCTCAACGGCCACTAATAGCAACAACATACCAGAGATCATATTGTAAACTACCATAAATTCTTTGTAAGTAAAACTTATAAATAAATAGACAGGAAGAGAAACACTAAGCTCAACTTGTGTTTAACTCAAAGAACAATTTCAAAACAATGATGATGTAAATTATGGTCAACAATGTGAAAAAATGTTATGCAGTCATTTAGCTCTAAATCCTCAATGCCTGACAAAAGCAgatctcaataaacatttgttgagtgtgtgaaataataattcttaatcactgtgccaccagggcccccaataTAAAGCTAAGAGGGgggaaattataaaattttatatactcGATATACACAACACTGCTTAACTATGTATGCCTACCATCAAATAAATACTGGGGAAATatacaggaaaatgcaaataaataaagCATTGGGATGCTGGAGTTGCAGATGGATTGATTTCTTTTTTAGCTCTTCTAATATtattacaataaataaaaaaccagAAGGGAACGTGTACTAGAACCTCTCTATAATACAAATACACATTGCAGTGTTTAATTTAGTAGAAGACATGGTTTTGGTTATCTATTGTTGTGAACCAAAAAATTCCAAGCTTTAGTGGGTTAAAATGGCAATGGTTGGTTATTTCTGataactctgtgggtcagaagtTTGGGCAGAGCCTAGCTGGCCAGTTGTTCTGCTCCACATAGCATCAGCTGGGGTGTCTCGTGAGGTTGCAGATGGCAGCTAGGTTGAGCTAGACACCTGTAGAAGGCTTCACTCACACATCCCATGCTCAGCGGTCCCACGAGGTCATTCTCATTGCATGTGCTACCTCATCATTCAGTTGTCTAGCtcaaatttcttcttttatttgtttcattatttttattctggTAAACAAATGTATGTATACTTACATATATGCGTGTATATACCATAGCCcgttgccgtcaattccgactcaaatagctaccccataggacagagtagaactgccccatatggtttccaaggagtggctgatggattccaactgccagacttttggttagcagccaagctcttaaccatcgcaTCATCAGAtgtccatacatatatatacatataacataaaatttgctattttaagtgtacaattcagtgacattaattatattcaccatgttgtgcaaccatcatcaccacaccatctatttccaaaacgtTTTCATCATCCCGAACAGAAACTCTgtgcccattaagcaataactcctcctTTGCCCATCCCTGCAGCCTTTGGTAACCGCTAATGAGTTTTTTAGTGTCCATGCATTTGCTTGTTTCGGATATGTAATAGAAGTGGAgtcatacaatttttgtccttttgtatctggctcTTTTCAagcagcataatattttcaaaggttcatccgtgtggtagcatgtatcaggacttcatttctcttgatgGCTGATCAATATGCCATTGTATGGacgtaccacattttctttacccTGTCATCTGTTGACGGGAACTTGGAGTGTTTCcgccttttggctgttgtgggtTGGCTCGAGCTTTTTTACGGCACGGCGGCCGGCTTCCCCTAGACAGCATAAAGGCGAAATCTACGCCGCCTCTTAAATGCTCACCTTGGAAGTCACGCAGTGCCGCTTTGCCATTAGAATAGAGCAGAGGCAAGCTCTCACTGCAAAAACTCATGCAAGATGGGAGATGTACTTGTGGTCATCTTTGCAAACATTCTGCCACTGGGTGCTTTAACAATTCCTGAAGTTCCAAAGAAACTTATTTGAGCTCTTGTTCagcaaaggagctctggtggtacagccGTTAAGCGCGAGTCTGGTaacaactgaaaggtcagcaattcgaacccaccagccactctgtgggagaaagttatagcagtctgcttctgtaaagactgaaaccaaaaaccaaacccattgccatagagtcgaaaGATTAGAGCctggaaaacactatggggcagttttactctgtcctgtagggtcgttatgagttggaactgactctgtggcagTAGATCTTTCTGTTTAGCAGACGGCCTGGGGGAATAGCCTCTGAGGACAGCATTGCAGAATACGGTCTAGTATTCATTCTAAGCAAATCAACtgaaatgaacaacaacaaaaaaaaaggagcagcAGCCATCCTGAGCAGGTGCAAGAGTAGCCTAAGGCCCATCCAGAAGCAATCAATCTGGTTAAGGTGGGGTCCTTTAAGAGGGGCTGCTGACCCAGCTGGCCCATTCTGGGCTCCTGAATCTTGACCTCAGTCCCCACCTGGGATCTTCTCTCTACATTATTGCCtggaggtttgtttgtttgtttccttttggaattcaataaaaaatattttttttttaatatttttgattaattcaaccagtatttattgaccatctactatgtgtcaggcagtgTCCTAGGTGCTGAGGCTACAACGATAAGCAAGACAGCTGACATAGCAGCCTCTCAGAGCTTATAGCCTAAAGGGGAGACAGACAAGAGTCATTTTGGTATGACGAGATCATGGTTAGGATGGGGGAGAGCAGAGTGCCATGTGAACACATGGGCTAGCACCCCATCTAATATCCCAAAAAACAGACTTTCTGGGTTGTGTGACTTGGAACTTGAAATTTGAAAAATGAGTCTGGTACAAGAGTGATGGGAGAACAGACTAGAGTACTCAAGAGAGAGGAACAGCCTGGCCCAGACCCAGAAGCATTTGGGCCAGAATGAGAAAGGTGGGGTTGCCAGATGttagagattgaattgtgtcccccgaaaatatgtgttataaatcctaacctctatgcctgtggttataagcccatttgggaatggattgtctttgttatgctaacaAGGCAGGAGTAGCTAGGGTGTCTTGAGTCcatctcttacaaaatataaaaggagcagattaagcaagcagaggtggggtagatagatgccaagccacatgaagatctccaaggaaccaggaaacataagcttaagagacaaggaccttccccagagcagaCAAAGACTTTCCCGacagccggcaccctgaattcagacttccatcctccttaactgtgagaaaataaatttctgcccattaaagtcatccacttgtagtgtttctgttatagcagcactagataactaagacagcagacaACGAAGATTGCGAGGCAAGTGGGAGCCAGAATATAAAGTCCTTGCAATTCTGTTAAAAAGTTTGGGCTTATCCTAAAAACAGTAGGAAACCACTGAGACATTTCAAGTAGGGAAATGACATGATCTATTTTATATTGTACAAGATCAGTCTGGCTCTGGTGTGGAGAGTGGATTAGATTGGATGAAGGCAAAAGACCAGTTAGGAAGCTCTTGTCAATATCCAAGCCATAAAGGGTGGAGGCCTGAGCTAATAGGATAGTGGGGAATGCAGATAAGGGTCATCTGGTGGCTTAATAAATGTAGGAAATGAGGGAGAAAGCAGCATCAAGGAAAGAGAACTGTGAGGGTTAATTTtacatgtcaccttggctaggctgtggtgcCCACTTGTTTGATCAAACACTAATCCAGATATTACTGTGAAGGtatgtagatgtgattaacatttacaattaATAGTTGActctaagtaaaggagattagCTCAATCACGTCAGTGGGTCTCATCCGATCAGTTGAAGGGCTTAAGAAcaaaaatttagtttttttttttttaattgcggtaaatatgtatgtaacaaaattTTTGCCAAAAACTTTAGGTTTTTGAGAGAAGGATTCTGCCTCAAGGCTAACATAgatgagggctgtggagaccatggtcttaaggaacatctagctcaattggcataacatagttttaaaaaaaaacatgttctacattctactttgttgagtagtgtctggggtcttaaaagtttgtgagcgttcatctgagatactccactggtcacaTCCCGTAGGGAGCAAGggggaaagaagaaaactaaagacaagggaaagattagtccaaaggactaatggaccacaactccaCAGCCtgcaccaggctgagtccaggacaaatagatggtgcccggctgccaccaccagctgttctgatgggaatcacaatagagggttctagaGAGGGCTggcaaaaaatgtagaacaaaattctaactcacaaaaaaaggccagacttactggcctgagagagactggagaaaccccgcaAATATGGCCCCCAGggcacacttttagctcagtattgaagtcactcctgaggcttacCCTCtggccaaagattaggcaggcccataaaacaggaagagactaaaggggcacaccagcccaggggcaagtactagaatgcaggaggggacaggaaaacgggtaatagggaacccaaggttgagaaggaaaagtgttgatatgtcatgggattggtaaccaatatcacagaacaataaatgtactgttaaatgagaagctagtttgttctgtaaacctttatctaaagtacaataataataataataaaataaagtacaataaaagaaaaaaggctaGTATAGATATTCTGCTGAAGTTTCCACACTGTCACATgatctatggattttggacttgccagctgtCACAATCCCATGagacaattccttaaaataaatctctctcaatCTGTCTCTCtaacacacatatgtgtatgtacacacacactgtATATATAGGCATTCTTTCTATATATTCTCtatccaccactcgtctgtcagtttgtcatgctgtggtagcttacatgttgctgtgatgctggaagctatatcaccagtatttcaaataccagcagggtcgacCAAACTAAgagagagtaggaagaaggacctagtggtctacttgtgaaaaaattggctggtgaaaatcttatgaacagcagcgaaacattgtttgatatagtgctaaagatgagcccctcaggttagaaggcactcaaaatactactacagaggagctgcctcctcaaagcagggtCAACCTTTATGActtggatggagccaagcttttggggccttcatttgctaatgtggcgtgactcaaaatgagaagaaacagctgcaaacatccattaataactggaacatagaatgtacaaagtatgaatctaggaaaattggaaatcgtcaaaaatgaaatggaacccaaaACAttgctatcctaggcattagtgagctgaaataggctggtattagccattttgaatcaggcaatcatatggtctactatgctggaaacgacaacttgaagaggaatagcgtcacattcattgtcaaaaagaacacttcaagatttatcctgaagtgcaacgctgtcaatgatagaataatatccatatgcctacaaggaagaccagttagtacgactattattcaaatttacacaccaaccactaaggccgaagttgaagaaattgaagatttttaccaatttctgcagtatgaaattgatcgaacatgcaatcaggatgcactgataattgctggtgattgcaatgcgaaagttggaaacgaagaaggctcggtagttggaaaatatggccttggtgatagaaatgatgctggagatcacatgatagaattttgcaagaccaacgacttcttcattgcaaatgatTTTTTTCGCCAACATTacggtaactatacacatggaccttgccagatggaatacacaggaatcaagtcgactacatctgtggaaagaggcaatggaaaagttcagtatcatcagtcagaacaaggccagaggccgactgcggaacaaaccatcaatttctcacatgcaagttcaagttgaaactgaagaacgagtcgaagagagccaaagtatgaccttgggtatattccacctgaatttagagaccatctcaggaatagatttgaagtgctcaacactaatgactgaagactggaaaagttgcgaaatgacatcaaggacctcatacatgaagaaagcaagaggtcattaaaaagacaagaatgaaagaaaagaccaaaatagatgtcagaagagactctgaagtttGCTCCTGAATGTCgaatagctaaaggaaaaggaggaaatgatgaagtaaaaaagctgaacagaagatttcaaagggtggctgaagacaatgtaaagtattataacgacatacatatatatgtgtgtgtatatatatatatatatatatataaaactaaacttgttgccgtcgggtcgattctgactaatagcaaccctataaaaaaaaaaaaaaaatagcaaccctataggacagaataaaacagccccataggatttccaaggagtggctggtggattcgaactgccagcctttttgttagcagccctatcttaaccattgggccaccagggatccatatatatatatatatataggaaaccctggtggcgtagtggttaagtgctatggctgctaaccaaagggtcagcggttcgaatccgccaggcgcttcttggaaattctatggggcagttctactctgtcctatagagtcgctatgagctggaatctacttgacggccctgggtttggttttgtgtatatatatatatatatgtatatatatgtgtatatacatacataaatgtgtgtgtatatatattatttacatatacacacgtatatatgtaaatatatacacatacgtaaatatgtatatatacgtaaatatatatatttacatatacacacacatatatatttacatatacacacatatatatatatttacatatacacacacgtgttgactactaactgaaaggttgacagttcggaCCCATCcggtggcaccacagaagaaaggcctggcaacctgcttccataaagagtacgaccaagaaagccctgtggagcagttctactg
Proteins encoded in this window:
- the LOC111750858 gene encoding uncharacterized protein LOC111750858, coding for MAAAAVAGLIPVFHSVVGDKSGYYIGRQLWFGFIAVYGVVVYVVRMPWALLHEDFYCHGNITKPCLIECFEKRFSKPVVGIWYFFFFIFLAAFFLMEFFMAQIRHKQIKVKSVESGAEAEEGSMVGIQEKISRPKKSILNFHREKMLLLLYLLYFLLQVGSQCVFLFILISQHLPVVSQATMLCTSNSCPGSYICLIRGTMEKQMSIYTLITMSFMIILFCSGFFLYSIHHYLLKGFARAKSWLD